One window of Nicotiana tomentosiformis chromosome 11, ASM39032v3, whole genome shotgun sequence genomic DNA carries:
- the LOC138901839 gene encoding uncharacterized protein, protein MKMIHMMSKTKRFNMSTIVKIKEAILQISNNGDHKETGTTKATKEIGVVATTIIKVVGVIKVIKEIIKQIIEKNADSDAQLDSHNTSIRDLEETQEEVNPSRKNVTDMLEPVVPKAKSLSINVLLVEALEQMPGYAKVMKDLVTKKISMNCEMIKITHQVSSMVHSLDPKLEDPGAFTIPCTIGSANFAKDLCDVGASINLMPYSVFKTLGIGQPRPTSMRLQMADRTMKRPLGITDDVLVKVDKFILSADFVILDCEVDYEVPIIIGRPFLATGKALVDVESGELTFRVGDENVVFHVCKSMRQTKRNKVCSFVDIVTEVIVDDTSDVIYVGDTLEIVLLNHDEDEKEGFVECVNALQDSTNKALNRGASHLGVKAFAFTPHVDATLAVLQRRKKAIGWTLADIRGYNQILIALEDQEKTTFTCPYGTFCLDNLDKVLAHCEETSLVLNWEKCHFMVNEGIVLGHMISKNGIEVEKSRIEVISKLPPPISKDAKFFFIEYCMKPFELLKYKLTTTPIITAPNWILPFELLCDASNVADEPYLFKICTNGIIRRCVPEEEQLGILEACHSFPYGGHHGGERTATKVLRYGFYCPTLYKDASELIKHCDDCQRAGGIS, encoded by the exons ATGaagatgattcatatgatgagcaagacgaagaggttcaatatgtcaacaattgTCAAGATCAAAGAAGCAATACTCCAAATCagcaacaatggagatcacaaggaaactggaacaaccaaggccaccaaggaaattggagtggtggcaacaacaataatcaaagtagttggggtaatcaaggtaatcaaggaaataatcaag cAAATTATAGAGAAAAACGCTGACTCTGATGCCCAATTAGactcccacaacacttctatccgcgacttggaggagacgcaagaagaagtgaacccgtctaggaagAACGTGACTGACATGCTGGAACCGGTAGTACCAAAGGCTAAG agtttATCGATAAATGTGTTgttggttgaagccttagaacaaatgccTGGATATGCCAAggtcatgaaggatttggtaacaaagaagatatcaatgaaCTGTGAAATGATCAAAATAACACATCAAGTGAGTTCTATGGTGCACTCCCTGGAtccaaagttggaagaccccggtgctttcacaatcccgtgcactattgggagtgccaATTTCGCCAAAGATTTATGTGATGTGGGAGCAAGtattaacttgatgccctattctgtgttcaaaacgttggggattgggcaaccaagacccacatccatgaggttgcaaatggcagatcggacaatgaaaaggccatTAGGGATAACTGATGATGTGTTAGTTAAggtcgacaagttcatcctttccgcagattttgtgatacttgattgtgaggttgactacgaggtgccaatcattattgggagacctttccttgctacagggaaggccttagttgatgtggaaTCTGGAGAGCTCACCTttcgggtgggcgatgaaaatgtggtgttccatgtttgtaaatcaatgaggcagACAAAGAGAAATAAAGTGTGTTCATTCGTGGATAttgtgaccgaagtaattgttgatgacacaagtgatGTGATATATGTGGGAGATACCTTGGAaattgtgttgttgaatcatgatgaggatgagaaggaaggctttgtagaatgtgtcaatgctttgcaagaCTCCACCaataaagccctcaatcgaggagcctctcaccttggagttaaagcctttgccttcacccCTCAT GTAGAtgccacccttgcggtgcttcaaaggaggaagaaagcaataggttggacattggcggatattaggg GATATAACCAGATTCTTATTGCACTTGAAGACCAAGAAAAGACcaccttcacttgtccatatggcactttc TGCTTggataacttggataaggtattggcacaTTGTGAAGAAACTagcttggtgttgaattgggagaagtgtcactttatggtcaatgagggcattgtcctcggtcacatgatttccaagaatggtattgaggttgaaAAATCAAGaattgaagtgatatccaaactccctccccctatttcc AAAGATGCCAAGTTCTTTTTCATTGAATATTGTATGAAGCcatttgaactactcaagtataagttgactaccactcctattatcaccgcgccAAATTGGATCTTACCATTTGAGCTCTTGTGTGATGCAAGCAATGTCGCG gatgagccatatctcttcaaaatttgcACTAATGGTATTATCCGGAGATGTGTtccagaagaagagcaattgggtattcttgaagcttgccattcttttccctatggtggtcaccatggtggggagagaactgctacaaaggtcctaagATATGGATTCTATTGtcctaccttgtacaaagacgcTAGCGAGCTCATTAAGCATTGTGATGAttgccaaagggccggtgggatctcctag